Proteins found in one Deltaproteobacteria bacterium genomic segment:
- a CDS encoding AAA family ATPase has product MKIAISGKGGVGKTTLAVILARIFFLKGSKVLAIDADPDANLALALGFDGSEEITPLSEMRELIAERTGAEPGSFGAMFKMNPKVDDLPDAISREIDGIKFLVMGGVKKGGGGCVCPESVMLKQLVSHLVLARNEVVIIDMEAGLEHLGRGTASSVNKLLVVVEPGRRSLDTAQAVRRLAQDLKLMNIAIVGNKVRNESDEAYIRSGLPDFEILGFIPYNDEVIEADLSGGAVYKNAPATVKAVQQIYQNLVR; this is encoded by the coding sequence ATGAAGATTGCAATCAGTGGTAAGGGCGGCGTGGGTAAGACAACCCTGGCCGTCATTTTAGCCCGTATCTTTTTCCTTAAAGGCAGCAAGGTCCTGGCCATTGACGCCGATCCGGACGCGAATCTGGCCCTGGCCCTTGGCTTCGACGGGTCCGAGGAGATCACGCCCCTATCTGAAATGCGGGAGCTTATCGCCGAGCGCACCGGGGCCGAGCCAGGCTCTTTTGGCGCCATGTTCAAAATGAACCCCAAGGTGGACGATCTGCCCGACGCCATTTCCCGGGAGATAGATGGAATTAAATTCCTGGTCATGGGCGGCGTCAAGAAAGGTGGAGGCGGATGTGTTTGTCCTGAGAGTGTCATGCTCAAACAGCTGGTCAGCCATCTGGTCCTGGCTCGAAATGAGGTTGTGATTATTGACATGGAAGCCGGGCTCGAACACCTGGGCCGAGGCACAGCCTCTAGCGTGAACAAGCTCCTGGTGGTAGTGGAACCGGGCCGGCGTTCCCTGGACACAGCGCAGGCGGTGCGCCGGCTGGCCCAGGACCTGAAATTGATGAATATTGCCATCGTCGGGAACAAGGTTCGAAACGAAAGTGACGAGGCTTATATCCGCAGCGGGCTGCCAGATTTCGAGATTCTGGGGTTTATACCTTATAACGATGAAGTCATTGAAGCCGACCTCTCGGGCGGAGCGGTTTATAAAAACGCTCCAGCCACCGTGAAAGCGGTGCAGCAGATTTATCAGAATTTGGTCAGATAA